TATTATTATGCTCTTTTCTAGTCAGGAGCAAAGTTTACAACTTTTTTTCTTACTCGCTTTTGGAGCTATTTTGGGTTGGATAGAATTTTTGCCGAAAGGTTTTTCAGAACTTAGTGTTTATATGCCTGCTTCTACGGCTGCTTTTTTTAAGATTATTATTTGGGTAATGGCAGTCTGTATGAATCTCTTAATTGTAGCTACGGCTATGCGAATGGTTAGTCAGAGTGAAGATTTGTTGAGAAATTTACTTATAGAAGCTAATAAACAAAATGATGCACTTCAAGATCAAGATAATTCTTTTAAAGAAAATCAAGAAGAATTATTAGCTATGAATCAGGAATTGATGAACCAAAGAGAACGACTTGAAGAACTTATTGCAGAAAGAAGCACAAGATTAAGATATACAGAAGCACAGCTTTTAAAACAAGTAGAAGACCTTGCAGAATCTGAAAAAGAACTTCGAAAATATGCTGAAGAGATGCAGATTACCAACGAAAGATTAGCTGCTGCAAAATCAAAATTACAATATACATTAGAACGAGAACGAGAGGTAAATGAACAATTAGCCACAACAATTACAGAGCTAAAATCTACACAGGCACAACTTACACAAGCCGAAAAAATGGCAAGCCTAGGACAACTTACAGCAGGGATTGCTCACGAGATAAACAACCCAATCAATTTTGTTTATGCTGGAATGGATGCCCTTCATACTAATATAGAAGAGCTTTTATCTTGGACAAGTAAAGAAAATATTAGTGAAGAGTTTTATGAAGAATACGATGAATTGATAGATGAAACACGAACCTTATTAAAAGATATTCAGATTGGAGCGATGCGTACTTTCGAAATTGTGAAAGGTTTGCGTA
This is a stretch of genomic DNA from Bernardetia sp. MNP-M8. It encodes these proteins:
- a CDS encoding ATP-binding protein, with amino-acid sequence MHTQEAARIRLINLVCLSLCSVFLGGIIVLFFLNTFWTSKLIVNIALTMLGFILPIVFNKFHKVDLAKIFFVFQIIISHFIFFLVFDREPAMRAFILPISIIIIMLFSSQEQSLQLFFLLAFGAILGWIEFLPKGFSELSVYMPASTAAFFKIIIWVMAVCMNLLIVATAMRMVSQSEDLLRNLLIEANKQNDALQDQDNSFKENQEELLAMNQELMNQRERLEELIAERSTRLRYTEAQLLKQVEDLAESEKELRKYAEEMQITNERLAAAKSKLQYTLEREREVNEQLATTITELKSTQAQLTQAEKMASLGQLTAGIAHEINNPINFVYAGMDALHTNIEELLSWTSKENISEEFYEEYDELIDETRTLLKDIQIGAMRTFEIVKGLRNFSRLDEEEIRKTHINDHISTTLILLRNQIKENGIIVNRELDFSIHPIECYPGQLNQVLMNICNNAIQAIIEQKQKTENNRSPVLSIKTRNNENYITLIIADNGSGMSEEVKKRIFEPFYTTKNVGEGTGLGMSITYGIIEKHNGKISVESKIGEGTSFEIQLPKQLMNN